Proteins co-encoded in one Spirosoma endbachense genomic window:
- a CDS encoding helix-turn-helix domain-containing protein: MYSEMRAITEETKAKILNEQFIPDHVFLVVVHGEISFFDASKRYTIKAGECCIVRKNRLVRFMRSSGAEEFEPILFCFEQSFLRAFQKKYNYSRSAGFETEDALIRIPKPALLDDFIRSIKPYYKGVMELDELFEELKYEELLIILLQNQPALTGFLFDFEIPQRIDLEGFMDRNFKFNISIQHFAYLTGRSLSAFKRDFNAVFNDTPGHWLVRRRLQEAYFLIETGRQKPSDFYLDLGFESLSHLSFAFKKEFGKTPSEVAMPN; this comes from the coding sequence TTGTATTCTGAAATGAGAGCAATTACCGAAGAGACGAAAGCGAAGATCTTAAACGAGCAATTTATTCCCGATCATGTTTTCCTCGTTGTCGTTCATGGGGAAATCAGCTTTTTTGATGCCAGCAAACGTTATACGATCAAGGCTGGCGAGTGCTGTATTGTGCGGAAAAACCGGCTGGTGAGATTTATGCGTTCAAGCGGTGCGGAAGAGTTTGAGCCGATATTATTTTGCTTCGAACAATCCTTTCTTCGGGCGTTTCAGAAAAAATACAATTATTCCAGGTCGGCAGGTTTCGAGACCGAGGACGCACTGATCAGGATACCGAAACCCGCCTTGTTGGACGATTTCATCCGGTCCATAAAGCCGTACTACAAAGGGGTCATGGAATTGGATGAATTGTTTGAAGAGTTGAAATACGAAGAGCTCTTAATCATTCTTCTTCAAAATCAGCCAGCGCTTACCGGCTTTCTCTTTGATTTTGAGATTCCCCAGCGGATTGATTTAGAGGGATTTATGGATCGTAACTTCAAGTTCAACATAAGTATCCAACACTTTGCTTACCTGACAGGACGCAGTTTGTCGGCCTTCAAACGGGATTTCAACGCGGTATTCAACGATACGCCAGGTCATTGGCTGGTGAGAAGGCGCTTGCAGGAAGCGTATTTTCTCATTGAAACAGGCAGACAAAAGCCGTCCGATTTTTATCTGGATCTCGGCTTTGAAAGCTTATCCCATTTATCATTTGCCTTTAAGAAGGAATTTGGAAAAACACCTTCAGAGGTCGCCATGCCAAACTGA
- a CDS encoding SgcJ/EcaC family oxidoreductase produces MKIDSPFRGALALTLTLILTSSLLLAQNAKDSVAIQTILQQEDQAWNKGDAPAYSQSFSPDGTFTNIAGMFFKGHKAFLDQHEVIFKSFFKNTVLNQKIVSLKFVRSDVAIMETLCQVSGFAKEGLPPRIQLDAKGQLNTRLLQVLIKEAGGWKIVSYHNVDVKPGTPIPE; encoded by the coding sequence ATGAAAATAGATTCACCTTTCAGGGGAGCTTTGGCTCTTACTCTAACTCTCATTCTTACTTCTTCCCTCCTACTTGCGCAAAACGCGAAGGACTCGGTAGCGATTCAAACCATTCTCCAGCAGGAAGATCAGGCCTGGAACAAAGGGGATGCCCCGGCTTACTCCCAATCATTTTCTCCCGATGGCACCTTTACCAATATTGCAGGTATGTTCTTCAAAGGTCATAAAGCGTTTTTAGACCAGCACGAGGTGATTTTTAAAAGCTTTTTTAAGAATACGGTCTTAAATCAGAAAATCGTGTCCCTGAAATTTGTCCGCTCCGATGTCGCCATTATGGAAACCTTATGCCAGGTTTCTGGCTTTGCCAAAGAAGGTCTTCCACCCAGAATTCAGCTGGATGCCAAGGGACAACTCAATACCCGTTTATTACAGGTGTTAATCAAAGAGGCAGGCGGTTGGAAAATCGTTTCCTACCACAACGTTGATGTAAAACCAGGAACTCCTATCCCCGAATAG
- a CDS encoding VOC family protein, protein MELDHIFIFTHQAQQVATALQSFGLSEGTANLHPGQGTACRRFFFQNAYIELVWVINEDENKNSEIKRANLWERSQYEFTKYCPFGFCFRT, encoded by the coding sequence ATGGAGTTAGACCATATTTTTATATTTACTCATCAGGCTCAACAAGTCGCCACTGCCTTACAATCGTTTGGCCTGAGCGAAGGAACAGCCAATCTCCATCCCGGACAGGGAACAGCCTGCCGACGTTTCTTTTTTCAGAATGCGTATATAGAATTAGTCTGGGTGATTAATGAGGATGAAAATAAAAATTCAGAAATCAAACGAGCCAATCTATGGGAAAGGTCACAATATGAGTTCACCAAGTATTGTCCCTTTGGCTTTTGTTTCAGAACCTAA